One Cucumis sativus cultivar 9930 chromosome 1, Cucumber_9930_V3, whole genome shotgun sequence DNA segment encodes these proteins:
- the LOC101214168 gene encoding peroxidase 42 → MGSKALCVFFFLFFVAVSFRYASAQDEEDNGLVMNFYKDTCPQAEDIIKEQVRLLYKRHKNTAFSWLRNIFHDCAVQSCDASLLLDSTRRTLSEKETDRSFGLRNFRYIETIKEAVERECPGVVSCADILVLSARDGIVSLGGPYIPLKTGRRDGRKSRADILEEYLPDHNESMSVVLERFGAMGIDTSGVVALLGAHSVGRTHCVKLVHRLYPEVDPVLNPGHVEHMLYKCPDEIPDPKAVQYVRNDRGTPMILDNNYYRNILDNKGLLIVDHQLATDKRTKPYVKKMAKKQDYFFKEFSRAITILSENNPLTGTKGEIRKQCNVANKLH, encoded by the exons ATGGGTTCCAAAGCACtgtgtgttttcttctttcttttctttgtggCTGTTTCTTTCAGGTATGCTTCAGCACAGGATGAGGAAGACAATGGTCTTGTCATGAATTTTTACAAAGATACGTGTCCCCAAGCTGAAGATATCATCAAAGAACAAGTTAGGCTTCTCTACAAGCGCCATAAGAACACTGCATTCTCTTGGCTCAGAAACATTTTCCATGACTGTGCTGTTCAA TCCTGTGATGCCTCTCTGCTGCTGGATTCAACAAGAAGAACCCTTTCAGAGAAGGAAACAGACAGAAGCTTTGGACTTAGGAACTTCCGGTATATTGAGACCATTAAAGAGGCGGTGGAAAGAGAATGCCCTGGAGTTGTCTCCTGTGCAGATATCCTTGTTCTGTCAGCCAGAGATGGCATTGTTTCT CTTGGGGGACCTTATATCCCACTTAAAACAGGCAGaagagatggaaggaaaagCAGAGCTGATATTTTGGAAGAGTATCTTCCAGACCACAATGAAAGCATGTCTGTGGTTCTTGAAAGATTTGGTGCCATGGGTATTGACACCTCTGGAGTGGTTGCTTTACTAG GAGCTCATAGTGTTGGTAGAACACACTGTGTGAAGCTGGTGCACCGGCTGTACCCAGAAGTAGACCCTGTGCTGAACCCTGGCCATGTAGAGCACATGTTGTACAAGTGTCCTGATGAGATCCCAGACCCCAAGGCTGTACAGTACGTGAGAAATGATCGTGGTACACCTATGATTCTGGACAACAACTACTATAGAAACATACTTGACAACAAGGGACTGCTGATTGTGGATCACCAACTAGCCACAGACAAGAGAACAAAGCCATATGTGAAGAAAATGGCCAAAAAGCAAGACTATTTCTTCAAGGAATTCTCAAGAGCCATTACCATCCTTTCTGAGAACAACCCTCTCACTGGCACAAAGGGTGAAATCAGGAAGCAGTGTAATGTTGCCAACAAGCTGCACTGA
- the LOC105435046 gene encoding uncharacterized protein LOC105435046: protein MVFAGDDWGSFSSKHGRGCGRNVSAATSGGDPEKHRLLGEKEAGSCSQPLVKIKMTKRELEVLVKKLEMQGLSLEQVIGRMMKGEEEFEIEHHRSWRPSLQSIPEDY, encoded by the coding sequence ATGGTCTTCGCCGGTGATGATTGGGGCTCCTTCAGTTCCAAGCACGGGCGTGGTTGCGGCAGAAACGTTTCCGCTGCAACCTCCGGCGGCGATCCAGAGAAACATAGATTACTTGGAGAGAAGGAAGCGGGGTCGTGTTCGCAGCCGCTAGTGAAAATCAAGATGACGAAGAGAGAGCTTGAGGTTCTGGTGAAGAAGCTGGAGATGCAAGGATTGAGTCTAGAACAAGTTATTGGGCGGATGATGAAGGGtgaagaagaatttgaaatcGAGCATCATCGATCATGGAGGCCTTCTCTTCAAAGCATTCCAGAGGATTACTGA
- the LOC101215084 gene encoding LOW QUALITY PROTEIN: pentatricopeptide repeat-containing protein At1g11710, mitochondrial (The sequence of the model RefSeq protein was modified relative to this genomic sequence to represent the inferred CDS: inserted 3 bases in 3 codons; deleted 1 base in 1 codon; substituted 1 base at 1 genomic stop codon), with protein MIFSLLFLRGSSVFRRGFHTGKKLLSPSTEDIICKAICVNLKQRRWKFLEQLSPSLTNSLVCRVIREFRNSPQLALEFYNWVEARDNFSHSLESRCTLVHVLVNSRNFNDALSIMESLILXNGKSPLEVLGGLMNSYEICNSNPAVFXALVRTCTQLRSVEGAYDVIRKLRLEGFWVTIHAWNNFLNLLLKLGETDKFXNMYKEMIASGYSENVNTFNLIIYALCNECKLLEAIYVVYLMLKIEIWPNVVXFNMIIDKANKMGEMDLALKLTRNIEVISGGSVSPNIVAYNCIINGFCKIRRLESAKNVLGEMIKLGIDFNERTYATLIDGYARKGSLDVAFRLCDEMVEMRLIPDTFVYNSLIYWLYMEGELEEASFLLSDMINRRILPDEFTYSILTKGLCVSGHLNKALRVHYYIVERSLVRDAFTYNILINYMFQSRNIAGAKQLLSSMIVGGIKPDMVTYGTPVDGHCKEGKIEAAVQIYDKAVVYNSILDGLCKQGSIYAAKLLVDKLQQNGFLDPVTYNTLLHGFCVNGEIEKAFALFLEMINVGSLVNIVSYNIMINFLCKMGLIQQAMELMRAMSSQGIIPDLITYTTLITNFVETCGSEDVIELHGYMMLKGAVPDRKTYRSFVSPCLQEHTER; from the exons ATGATTTTTAGCCTCCTTTTTCTGAGGGGAAGTTCTGTTTTCAGACGAGGTTTTCATACGGGTAAGAAGCTTTTAAGTCCAAGCACCGAGGATATCATTTGTAAAGCAatttgtgttaatttaaaacagAGAAGATGGAAGTTCTTAGAGCAACTATCACCAAGTCTCACGAATTCGTTGGTCTGTCGTGTTATTCGCGAATTTCGCAACTCTCCACAGTTAGCTTTAGAATTCTACAACTGGGTTGAGGCAAGAGACAACTTTTCCCACTCATTAGAATCACGTTGTACCTTGGTTCACGTTTTAGTCAATTCCAGAAACTTTAATGATGCCTTGTCTATCATGGAGAGTTTAATAC AAAATGGTAAGTCTCCATTGGAGGTTCTGGGAGGATTGATGAATAGCTACGAAATTTGTAATTCAAATCCTGCAGTCT GAGCACTGGTGAGGACGTGCACTCAGTTAAGGAGCGTGGAAGGTGCATATGACGTAATAAGAAAGTTGAGACTAGAAGGTTTTTGGGTTACGATTCATGCTTGGAATAACTTCTTAAATCTACTTTTAAAGTTGGGCGAGACTGATAAGTTTTAGAACATGTATAAGGAAATGATTGCCAGTGGTTACAGTGAAAATGTgaatacttttaatttgattatttatgcTTTATGCAATGAATGTAAATTACTAGAAGCAATATATGTTGTTTATTTGATGCTGAAGATTGAAATTTGGCCTAATGTCG ACTTTAATATGATCATCGATAAAGCAAATAAAATGGGTGAGATGGATCTTGCTCTAAAGCTGACAAGGAACATTGAGGTGATTTCAGGAGGCAGTGTTTCGCCTAATATAGTTGCCTATAATTGTATCATTAATGGATTCTGCAAGATAAGGAGGTTAGAGTCTGCAAAAAATGTTCTTGGTGAAATGATTAAGCTGGGAATAGATTTCAATGAGAGAACATATGCCACTTTGATTGACGGATATGCTAGAAAAGGGAGTTTGGATGTGGCATTTAGGTTATGTGATGAAATGGTTGAAATGAGG TTGATTCCAGACACTTTTGTATATAACTCCCTCATCTACTGGCTATACATGGAAGGAGAATTAGAAGAagcttcttttttattatctgACATGATTAATAGGCGTATCCTCCCTGATGAGTTTACCTACTCCATCCTTACAAAAGGTCTTTGCGTAAGTGGACATCTCAATAAAGCTTTAAGAGTTCACTACTACATTGTCGAAAGAAGCCTTGTAAGAGATGCATTTACTTATAATATTCTTATCAACTATATGTTTCAGAGCCGGAATATAGCAGGCGCCAAGCAACTACTGAGCAGTATGATCGTTGGTGGTATCAAACCTGACATGGTTACTTATGGCACTCCGGTTGATGGGCATTGtaaggaaggaaaaattgaagCTGCGGTTCAGATTTATGACAAAGCTGTGGTGTATAATTCTATTTTAGATGGGCTGTGCAAGCAAGGTTCAATTTATGCTGCTAAACTCTTGGTAGACAAATTACAGCAAAATGGTTTTCTCGATCCAGTTACCTATAACACATTGCTACATGGATTCTGCGTCAATGGGGAGATCGAGAAGGCTTTTGCACTGTTTTTAGAGATGATTAATGTGGGGAGTTTGGTGAACATAGTTTCTTACAATATAATGATTAACTTTCTATGCAAGATGGGATTGATCCAACAAGCCATGGAACTGATGAGAGCAATGTCTAGCCAGGGGATCATTCCCGACCTTATAACATACACGACTCTCATCACCAATTTTGTTGAGACTTGTGGCTCCGAGGATGTAATTGAGTTACATGGTTATATGATGCTTAAAGGAGCAGTTCCTGATAGGAAAACATACCGGTCTTTTGTAAGCCCCTGCCTTCAAGAACACACTGAGAGGTAG
- the LOC105435044 gene encoding uncharacterized protein LOC105435044, which produces MVELQACASGLVNPRGLCATIDHESKGETVNVIAQMADELQRERQRNAELMERISFLEAKLLEERVEDSQVADKLGSCSKTVGRSFKRLKRSKEETGRSHHNVEKNETLMKDGTDLLSSKDTNLEDQLVSWMSMDETQFVHCEKLKECDIRVDSVDTDETDDEENYYHEGREIPFDIKDWEINGNSKGANDPKQHIYLDSNSRYLENHSGAENNQTKAKEYGKIQEAKSEVEDKSEKTKNFELYDRPPNILVSGNEVCKVGFRNVSLQKKPPKLAFCPKEVKRIIESEVLLQKNAQSHTMRKIIVFSCLGIRHGCEEIYDLDFDQFSILRKGEPFISPQNPGEHVLYENHGIRRRIFYPNRHNPTLCPVQILEEEKSMRPLDVNCPSCFFLCIKYGGRTRNLPQNEYVRQRMGRNKLKSFGPLVCRMAMLANIRSGSFFFKALGITLLFMAGFPDDLVRKETKYRNLDLLQKYYRTDKDAEGEELFLAHSTTDNIDNKFVQKHLVGRTVSKRSKGKKPSSTYQQPGSSDTTTKFGLVGYTSIQTRAVAAFQSLPSPSQAPVDSNHPIPNPMVASSCTAMASYQGHNSFNYFPPNAFVPFMYWPPPNSFNSGIYPSAYASHSFPSSGNYISFQSQPYCSFPFGSFMPKAMEENAKNEDISEETESNSDNTSSSKD; this is translated from the exons ATGGTGGAGCTTCAAGCTTGTGCTTCTGGTTTGGTTAATCCACGTGGGTTATGTGCTACAATAGACCACGAGTCCAAAGGGGAGACTGTGAATGTTATTGCACAAATGGCTGATGAGTTACAAAGAGAGAGACAGAGAAATGCAGAGCTTATGGAGAGAATATCATTTCTTGAAGCTAAATTGTTAGAGGAGAGAGTTGAGGATTCCCAAGTTGCTGATAAACTA GGAAGTTGTTCCAAGACAGTGGGAAGAAGTTTCAAGAGGCTTAAGAGAAGCAAAGAAGAAACAGGTAGAAGTCATCATAatgttgagaaaaatgaaacactAATGAAGGATGGAACTGACCTCTTGTCTTCAAAAGATACAAATCTAGAGGATCAATTGGTTAGTTGGATGAGTATGGATGAGACACAGTTTGTGCATtgtgaaaaattaaaggaatGTGATATAAGAGTAGATTCTGTAGATACAGATGAAActgatgatgaagaaaattattatcacGAGGGGAGGGAAATTCCttttgacatcaaggattGGGAAATTAATGGAAACTCCAAAGGTGCCAATGATCCTAAACAACATATATACCTCGATTCAAATTCAAGATACTTGGAGAATCACTCTGGTGCTgaaaacaatcaaacaaaagcTAAAGAATATGGAAAAATACAGGAGGCTAAAAGTGAGGTAGAagataaaagtgaaaaaaccaaaaactttgaACTGTATGATAGACCACCAAACATCCTTGTATCTGGGAATGAAGTTTGTAAAGTAGGATTTCGAAACGTCTCGCTTCAAAAAAAGCCACCAAAGTTAGCCTTCTGTCCTAAAGAAGTAAAGAGAATTATTGAATCGGAAGTCTTGCTGCAAAAAAATGCTCAGTCTCATACCATGAGGAAAATAATAGTGTTTTCATGTCTTGGTATAAGGCATGGGTGTGAAGAGATATACGATTTGGACTTCGATCAATTCAGTATTCTAAGGAAAGGAGAGCCGTTCATTTCTCCTCAAAATCCTGGG GAGCATGTCTTGTATGAGAATCATGGTATTAGGAGGAGGATTTTCTACCCCAATAGGCATAATCCAACATTATGTCCGGTTCAAATACTAGAGGAAGAGAAATCTATGCGACCATTGGATGTTAACTGTccttcttgcttctttctctGCATCAAATATGGTGGCAGGACAAGAAATCTTCCACAAAACGA GTATGTGAGGCAGCGAATGGGAAGAAACAAGCTCAAGTCATTTGGGCCACTCGTGTGCAGGATGGCTATGCTGGCGAATATTCGTAGTGGGAGTTTTTTCTTCAAAGCCTTGGGCATTACACTTCTTTTCATGGCTGGTTTTCCTGATGATCTTGTCCGCAAAGAAACCAAATACCGTAATTTGGACTTGCTTCAGAAATACTACAG GACAGACAAAGATGCCGAAGGCGAGGAGTTATTTCTTGCACACTCGACGACAGATAACATT GATAACAAATTTGTTCAGAAGCATCTAGTTGGAAGAACAGTTTCAAAAAGATCAAAGGGGAAAAAGCCAAGTAGTACTTACCAACAGCCTGGCTCTTCAGATACTACAACAAAATTTGGATTAGTAGGGTATACTTCAATCCAAACTCGTGCTGTGGCAGCATTTCAGTCACTGCCATCTCCATCTCAAGCTCCAGTAGACAGTAACCATCCAATTCCAAACCCTATGGTTGCTAGTTCCTGTACTGCTATGGCCTCTTACCAAGGTCACAactcatttaattatttcccACCAAACGCATTTGTTCCTTTCATGTATTGGCCGCCTCCAAATTCTTTCAATTCAGGGATTTACCCTTCAGCTTATGCTTCCCATTCTTTTCCATCAAGTGGAAATTACATCTCCTTCCAATCACAGCCTTACTGCAGCTTTCCCTTTGGCTCCTTCATGCCAAAAGCTATGGAAGAAAATGCAAAGAATGAAGATATCTCTGAAGAAACAGAAAGTAATTCTGACAATACTTCAAGCAGTAAAgattaa
- the LOC101209631 gene encoding uncharacterized protein LOC101209631 has protein sequence MAKGRKLGINRNERFLGSYSNGHAQASYNGDDSSELREEDVWSIIDNKNSADAEDENYGNITLRTRRRSTPRDERNVGGVSIAFQDSGSRTAAATSQGNNPRGRHVSASAPVNVPDWSKILWAESSLREMDDGGYYNNDETEMVPPHEYLAREYARSRNTAAATSVFEGVGRTLKGRDMRRVRDAVWSQTGFDG, from the coding sequence ATGGCGAAAGGACGGAAGTTAGGAATTAACAGGAACGAAAGGTTCCTCGGGAGCTATAGCAATGGACACGCTCAAGCCTCCTATAATGGAGATGACTCATCAGAGCTCCGTGAAGAAGATGTATGGTCAATAATTGACAACAAAAACTCGGCCGACGCTGAAGATGAGAATTACGGGAACATTACACTCAGAACTCGCCGGAGATCAACGCCGCGCGATGAACGAAACGTCGGTGGAGTGTCGATTGCTTTTCAAGATTCTGGAAGTAGGACGGCAGCAGCAACGTCGCAGGGGAATAACCCACGTGGACGCCACGTGTCGGCATCGGCTCCAGTGAACGTACCGGATTGGAGCAAGATTCTATGGGCGGAGTCTTCGTTGCGGGAGATGGACGATGGAGGGTATTACAACAACGATGAGACAGAGATGGTGCCGCCCCATGAGTATTTAGCGCGGGAATACGCGAGGAGCCGGAACACGGCGGCAGCGACGTCGGTTTTCGAGGGCGTGGGCAGGACTCTGAAAGGCCGAGATATGAGAAGGGTTCGGGATGCGGTTTGGAGTCAGACCGGGTTCGATGGTTAA